In Deltaproteobacteria bacterium, the genomic stretch CTTTGCCGAACACCACGTGTGGCGTACGTAAGTACTCAGGGAAGGTGGCGATGGAATTCACGGCGAATCATGCATTATGGTGGCTAGGGCTGGGTGTGGCGCTACTCGCCATGGAAGTCCTCACAACGAGTTTTGGCTTCATCTTCTTCGGGATTAGTGCGCTTTTTGTCTCCGTGATTTGCTGGCAATTTGGCCTAGCCGACGTCATTTGGGAGATGGTGGTCTTCGCGGTCATGGGTGGCGTTTCGGTGCCTTTATTCCGGAGTCGCGTGCGCGCTCTGCTCAACAGATCGAAAAATATAAGTATCGATACTGGTAAAGAGATGCTTTTGACTGCGGCCGTTGGCCCGCGGGCTGAGGCTACTTGTGAGTACCAGGGTGCTCCTT encodes the following:
- a CDS encoding NfeD family protein, which translates into the protein MEFTANHALWWLGLGVALLAMEVLTTSFGFIFFGISALFVSVICWQFGLADVIWEMVVFAVMGGVSVPLFRSRVRALLNRSKNISIDTGKEMLLTAAVGPRAEATCEYQGAPWSVFNDSDLALQVGDRVTITRVDGIRLVIRPLHS